The following nucleotide sequence is from Phytoactinopolyspora mesophila.
GATGCCGGCGCAGGTCGACCAGGGCGGCGGGGAGATGCTGCGCCGCAAGGTCGAGGATCTCGGGCTGAGTGTGCATACGGGCACGGCCACCGAACGGATCGAGCAGCTGGACGGCGGCCGGCTGCGGTTGGTGTTCGCCGACGCGGATCCGATCGAGGTGGGCATGGTCGTCTTCTCCGCCGGCATCCGGCCACGTGACCAGCTGGCTCGAGACGCGGGCTTGGACGTCGGCGAGCGCGGCGGCATCGTCGTCGACGACGGCTGCCGCACCTCCGATCCGGCGATCTGGGCTGTCGGGGAGTGTGCCCTGGCGGGCGGGAAGATCTACGGCCTGGTGGCGCCGGGCTACGAGATGGCCGAGGTCGCGGCCGACCGGGTAGTCGGTGGGGCGGCTGTGTTCACCGAATGTGACACGTCGGCCAAGCTGAAGCTGCTCGGGGTGGATGTCGCCAGCTTCGGTGACGCACACGGCGCGGCGGCGGGCGCGCTCGAGGTGGTCTACGCCGATCCGGTCGGCGGTGTGTACAAGAAGCTGGTGGTGACCGACGACGCCTCGACGGTGCTGGGTGGCGTGCTGGTGGGGGACGCCTCGCTGTATGCCGCGTTGCGGACCATGGTCGGCCGGCCGCTGCAGGATGCACCGGAACAGCTGCTGATGGCCGGTCCGGCCGCGTCGGGTCTGGACGACACCGCCCAGGTGTGCTCGTGCCAGAACGTCAGCGCCGGGGCGATCCGCTCGGCGATTGGTGACGAGGGCTGCTGTGATGTCGCGTCGGTCAAGGCGTGCACCAAGGCGGGAACCGTGTGCGGGAGCTGTGTGCCGCTCATCAAGACGTTGCTGGCACAGTCCGGCGTCGAGGCGAGCACCGCGCTGTGTGAGCATTTCGACCTGAGCCGGGCCGAGCTGTTCGATGTCATCCGGGCCACGGGCATCCGCACGTTCAGCGAGATCATCACCCGGCACGGCCGGGGCCGCGGCTGCGACATCTGCAAGCCGGCCGTGGCGTCGATCCTGGCCAGCCTGGGATCCGGGCATATTCTCGACGGCGAGCAGGCGGCGCTGCAGGACACCAACGACCGGTTCCTGGCGAACATCCAGCGCAACGGCACGTACTCGGTGGTACCCCGGGTTCCCGGAGGTGAACTCACTCCGGAAAAGCTCATCGTGATCGGTGAGGTCGCACGCGACTTCGGTCTGTACACCAAAATCACCGGTGGCCAGCGCATCGACATGTTCGGCGCCCGGGTGGACCAGCTGCCGGCCATCTGGCGGCGGCTGGTGGATGCCGGGTTCGAGTCGGGCCACGCCTACGGCAAGGCGCTGCGGACGGTGAAATCCTGCGTGGGCTCCACGTGGTGCCGGTTCGGAGTGCAGGACTCGACGTCGCTGGCCATCATGCTGGAGCTGCGATACCGCGGGCTGCGGTCACCGCACAAGATCAAGGCCGGTGTCTCGGGATGTGCCCGGGAGTGTGCGGAGGCGAGGGGGAAAGACTTCGGGGTGATCGCCAGCGAGACCGGCTGGAACCTCTATCTCGGTGGGAACGGCGGTTTCACGCCCCGGCATGCGGAGCTGTTCGCCTCGGATCTCGGCAGTGACGAGCTCGTGCGGCTGATCGACCGCTTCCTCATGTTCTACATCCGTACCGCCGACCGGCTGCAGCGGACGTCGGCCTGGCTGGAGGCGCTCAACGACGAGCACGGCGACGGGCTGGGCTACCTGCGCAGGGTGATCGTCGACGACGAGCTCGGCATCTGCGGCGATCTCGACGCCGCGATGTATGCCCATGTCGACACCTATGCCGACGAATGGGCGGCGGTCCTGGAGGACGAAGAGAAACTCAGCAGATTCGTGTCCTTCGTGAATGCGCCGGACGTGCCGGACCCGAGCATCCAGTTCGTCACCGAGCGCGACCAGATCCGTCCCGCCGACCAGCCCGCGGATCCGGTGCCGATCGCGGGCCCGACACTCGAGGTGATGCGCCGATGACAACCGACCTGGAAGCCCTCCACAGCGTCCTGCACAATGTGGCCCCGAACGCTCCCTCTGCAGGACACAACCAGTGGCACGCAGTGTGCGAGGACGAGCGGCTGGCGCCGGAGCGCGGTGTCGCCGCGCTGGTGGACGGTCAGCAGATCGCCGTGTTCCGGACCTACGGCGGCGACGTGTACGCCCTGTCCAACCGGGATCCATTCTCTGGAGCGTACGTGCTGTCGCGGGGGATCATCGGAACCCGCGGAGATATCCCGACCGTGGCCTCGCCCATGCACAAGGAGGTATTCGACCTCCGTACGGGGGAGTGCCTGGACAACCCGGTCATCGGTGTGCAGGCGTTCGGCGCCCGCGTGCGGGAAGGACGGATCGAGGTGCTTGTTCCGGGCACGACGCCTCCGCGCCAGGTCGATGCCACCGGCCGCGGGTCCGATGTGGCGGTCTCATGACGGCGGCCTTGCCGTTGGAGGGATTCACGGTGGCGCTGACGGCGGCACGTCGCCGGGAGGAGCTCGGTGCGTTGCTGGAGCGACGCGGCGCACGGGTCGTCCAGGCTCCGGCGATCCGGATCGTTCCGCTGGACGACGACGCGGAGTTGTTGGCGGCCACCAAGGAGTGTGTGGATCACCCGCCCGACATCGCGGTCGCCACCACGGGCATCGGGTTCCGCGGCTGGATGGAGGCGGCCGACGGCTGGGGCCTCGGTGAGCCGCTACTGGACCGGCTGGGCTCGGCCACCCTGCTGGCTAGGGGGCCGAAAACCCGCGGCGCGATCCGTGCTGCTGGTCTGGTCGACGACTGGTCTCCGGCGTCGGAGTCTTCCGCCGAGGTTCTCGACCACCTGTTGGCGCAGGACTTGCAAGGCAGGCGAATCGCCGTGCAGTTGCATGGCGAGCCCTTGCCGGACTTCACCGACGCGCTGGAAGCGGCCGGCGCCACGGTGGTGCCCGTGCCCGTGTACCGCTGGGTGCTGCCGGATGATGTCGCGCCGCTGGAACGTCTCATCGAATCAGTCGTGTCGCGCGGCGTCGACTGTGTGGCATTCACCAGCGCGCCGGCCGTGGCGAGTTTGATGTCCCTGGCCGAGAAGGCCGGCATGACCGAAGAGATCGTTTCGGCGTTCCGCGCTGACGTCGTGCCCGCGTGCGTGGGCCCCGTGACGGCGGCCCGCCTGGAGCGAATCGGCATCACGACCACCCAGCCGCAGCGGGCCCGGCTGGGTGCGCTGGTCCGGGAGATCGTCGCGGAGTTGCCCGCGCGCTGCCGTACCTTGCGAGTGGCCGGGCACGATATCCAGATCCGTGGTCACGCGGTCCTGGTCGACGCGACGGCGCGCGAGCTCCCGCCTGGCCCGATGGCTGTGCTGCGCGAGCTGGTCCGGCGGCCCGGCGTGGTGGTCTCCCGGGCCGAGCTGCTCGGCGTGCTTCCCGGTGGCGGGAGCGATGAGCATGCCGTCGAGATGGCGATCACCCGGCTACGGGGTGTACTCGGTTCGAAGGTGGTCCAGACCGTGGTGAAGCGGGGCTACCGGTTGGCGTACGAGCCGGAGTCGGCCGCTGACAAGTACGGCGAGCCGATCAACCTTGGTGGTTGAGGGATTGGTGTCGCTATGGCGACACCAATCCCTCAGCCACGTGTGGTTTGGCATGCTGGGATCATGAATGAGAGTGTCCGGCCCTTAGTCGCAGTCGCACACGGCACGCGGGACCCGGAAGGGCCCGTCGTGTTGGAGAAGCTGCTCGAAGAAGTCCGCACCCGGGTACCGGGCGTCGATGTCAGGATCGCCTACGTCGACGTCATTGGGCCGATGCTCGATGAAGTCCTTGCCGAGGTGCCGGGCACGCCGGTGGTGGTCCCCATGTTCCTGGCCTCGGGCTACCACGTGCGTTCCGACGTACCCGCAGCCGTGGAATCGACTGGTGGGCGCGCCGTCGTGACGCCGGCCCTCGGTCCGGACGATGCCGTTGTCGAGGCTGTAGCCGACCGCCTGCGTTCGGAGGGAGAACTGCCTGATGCCGTGGTGATGGCCGCCGCGGGTTCGGCGGATCGCAACGCCCTCCGTGAGGTGGAGGTGGCTGCCGCGAAGCTGGCCGCGGCTCTCGATCGGGAGGTGGTGGCGGCATACGTCACCACGGCCGAGCCGTCGGTCGGCGATGCCGTTCGCACTCTGCGTGACGCCGGATTCAAGCGGGTGGGGGTCGCGTCCTATCTGCTGGCGCCCGGGCTTTTTCTCCGCCGGCTGGCCGATGTGGGTGCCGACGTCGTTGCCCCGCCCATCGGGATTCATCCTGCGGTCGTCGATCTCGTGGCTCACCGCTACCGGGAGGCCATGCGGGATTCCACCCAGGCCTGATCCGAGCGGGCCGGTGTGGTCCGCCGGGCGCCTGGCTTGGCGGGAACCACGGGGATTTGAGAGGTCAGTGACCTCTCAAACCGATTTCATTCCGCTGCTGCGTAGGTCATGCGTTTGCTCGGCGGCAGTGGCTCGTTGTGGACGACCACATCGAATTCGCCGCGTATCTCAATGCGGCGGCCATCGCCGTCGGCAAGGTCGAGAGCTTGCGCCCATACCGTCGGGTTGACTTGGAAAACCGAAACACTCTGCTTGGATTCTTTCCCCACATTTCCCACGTTACTCGGTACGGTCGCCGAACGTCATCTGGGGTACCGATAACACTGCTTCGGCCGCTGTCTAAGACGTCTGGGGAGCCGATTCAAACACTGCATTATTTAGCTGTGAGAACTCGGGAGAGTGCGTCGATGACCATGTCGATCTCCTCGGGCGTTATGACCAAAGGCGGCGCCAATCGGATGGTCGAACCGTGGGTGTCCTTCGCCAGAATTCCCTCGGCGAGAAGCGCCTCGCATGCCGCGCGCCCGGTCATCAGATCCGGATCGATATCTATCCCCGCCCACAGGCCGCGGCCCCGGACATCGATCATGCCCTTGTCGGCCAGCCGGCCCAACCCTTCGAACAGGTGCTGCCCCAGCTCGGTGGCAGTGCGCTGCCAGTCACCGGTCGTCAGCATGTCGACGACGGCCCGGCCGGCGGCACATGCCAGCGGGTTGCCGCCGAAGGTGCTGCCATGCTCGCCAGGATGGATGACACCGAGCACGTCGGCGTCGCCGATGACCGCCGACACCGGCACGATCCCGCCGCCGAGTGCCTTGCCCAGAATGTAGAGATCGGGAACGACATCCTCATGCTCGCAAGCGAACGTGGTGCCGGTCCTGCCCAACCCGGATTGGATCTCGTCTGCGATGAACAACATCTGTCGTGCGTCGCAGAGCTGGCGCACCTGCGACAGATATCCAGCAGGCGGAACAACGACGCCGGCTTCGCCTTGGATTGGCTCGATGAGTACGGCCACAGTAGTGTCGTCGATCGCGTCGGCCAAGGCGGGCGGGTTGCCATATTCGACTACCCGGAAGCCCGGCGTAAAGGGACCGAAATTAGTGCGGGCGACCGGATCTGTCGAGAAGCTCACGATACTGATGGTCCGGCCGTGGAAATTGCCGTCCATGACGACGATCGTGGCTTGATCTTCTGGTACGCCTTTTACTTCATAACCCCATTTACGCGCCACCTTCAGCGCGGTTTCGACGGCCTCTGCTCCGGTGTTCATCGGCAGCACGAGATCCTTGCCGGCGAGATCGGCGAGTTCCCTCGCGAACGGGCCGAGCACGTCGTGGTGGAAAGCGCGGCTGGTCAGCGTCACACGCTCGAGCTGTGCACGTACCGCGTCAACGATGCGCGGATGCCGATGGCCGAAGTTCACCGCGGAATACGCGGCCAGGCAATCGAGGTATCGGCGGCCGTCCACGTCGGTCACCCACGAACCGTCACCCTCGGAGATCACGACGGGCAGCGGGTGGTAGTTGTGGGCCGTGCTGCGCTCGGTCAGGGAAATAAGCTCGGCGCTGCGCTGAAGATCGGTCATCGTCGTGCTCCTCGTCTACGTGTGTAGTTCAAGGGTGGCGCATTTGACTCCGCCGCCGGCCTTGAGTAGCTCAGAAACATCGACCGGGACCGGAATGAACCCTCTTTCGGCGAGCTGATCGGCCATCTTCTTGGCCTGCGCCGCCATGACGACGTTCTGCCCATCGCTCGTCGCGTTCAGGCCAAGGTGCATGGCATCCTCTTCGCCGACGACGATTGCGTCCGGGTAGAGCGCGTCGAGTTGCCGGCAGCTGGCGGCAGAGAACGCCGGTGGGAAGTACGCGATCGTGTGTTCATCGAGCACGGTCAGCGCGGTGTCGAGATGATAGAAGCGAGGATCGACCAGGTCGAGCGCGATAACCGGCACACCGAAGACGGAAGCGATCTCCGCCAGTGCCTCCGGGCTGGAACGGAATCCGGTCCCCACCAGGATGTGCTTGCCGGTCCAGGCGAGGTCGCCCTCGCCTTCGTTGATCGCCTGTGGGACATGTACGTCGAATCCGCGGCTGGTCAGCCATTCCCGGTGAACAGGCGCTTCTGGAGTGCGGACTTCTTCGCGGAACCGGGCGCCCAGAGCCCGGCGCCCGAGGACGAACGCTCCGTTTGCGGTGAACACCATGTCGGGCAGGCCCGGAACGGGATCGATGACATCGACTCGATGACCGAGACCCGTGTAGGCCTCGCGCAAGGTCGTCCATTGCGCCACCGCTAAGTCCCTGTCCACCGGCTGCCCCGGGTCCATCCAGGGGTTGATGGCGTAGGTCACGGCGAAATGCGTTGGGGGGCACATGACGTAGTGCCGCGATTCGATGCTGGTCACGTGAAGAACTTAAGCGGCGCCGGTGGTGCAACGCGATACTCGTCTGTTGCATACATGGGGGCGATTTCTTGCGCATTCTGATGCTGACACGCTCGAATCTTGCGTGGGCGAGCCGGTTGCTGGACGATGTCCCAGTGGAACTCGACCAGATCGACCGCCGCATCATCCAACTTCTGATGGCGGACGGGCGGGCCAGTTACGGCACGATCGGCGCTGAGGTCAACCTTTCCGCTCCGGCGGTCAAGCGGCGGATCGACCGGCTCCGCGACCGCGGCGTGATCAGTGGGTTCACCGTGCGGGTTGACCCCGCCGCGACGGGCTGGACCACCGAGGCTTACGTCGAACTGTTCTGTAACCGGAGCACGTCCGGTGCGGAGGTCCTCCGGCGGGTGGAGACATATCCCGAGGTGGTCGAGGCATTCACCGTGACCGGCGATGCCGACACGTTGCTGCATGTCTTCGCTGCCGACATGCAGCACTTCGAGCGCGTTCTGAGTCAGGTCTCGGCCGAGCCGTTTGTAGCGCGAACCCGTAGTGTCCTGGTGTTGTCGCCGCTGTTGCGCCGGGATTTTCTCAGTATGTGAGATGGCGCCTTTGTGGGTGCGCCGCTGCGCGTTCGTGGGCAGGGCCTGGCCTTTCATAATTACACGCATGTTCTTCGTCAAGGCGACACGCCGAGTGGCTTGTGAGAATCTTGTGGTCTGTGTTCCCTGATGTGATGAGAGTGGTTAGGCTCATCCCCTGTGACGTCTGATAGCGGGGAGGTCGGTCACGTGCGTAGTCGCAACAAGACCTGGGCGCCTGTGGTGGGTGGCGTGTTCATCAGCGTGCTCGCGGGTCTTGTTGTGGCGCCTGTCATCGTCCCGGCCGCTGCGGAGCGGAGCTTCCCCACGGAGCAGGACATTGACGACGCGCGCGAGTCCGAGCGTCAGGCCGAGCATGCGGTAGCCGCGACAGAGGGACGCCTCGCGTCGATCAACGCCGAACTCGACCAGCTGCGAGTGGATGTCGCCAAGGCGGGTGAGAATTACAACGGCGCCCGGTTGGCTCTCGAGGAGGCCGAAGAAGCCGAGGACAGCAGCCGGCGTAACGCTGAACGCGCCGAGGACCGAGCCGAGGAAGCTCGCGACGTGCTCGGCCAGGTGGTGGCTGCTTCCTACCGGCAAGGCGGCGACCTGGCCCGCATCGGCATCATCTTGTCGGCCGAGGACAGCACCGAGCTCTACGACAGCTTCGCCGCGTTCCGTTCCGTCACGGAGTCACAGGCCGGCGCGTTCCAGCGGGCGACGGTCAAGACCGCGATTGCCGAAGAAGCCGCGGCCGACGCCCAGTTGGCTCTGGAAGAGCGCCAGCGTGCCACGGAAGCGGCGGAGGAAGCGTTCCAAGCTGCCGCGCGGTTGGCCGAACAGCACGAGGCGGCCGCAGCCGCGGCGGAGGCCGAGCGGCAGGAGCTGATCGGCGAACTGGCGGCCGCGCGTGGAACCACTGTGGCCCTCGAAGAAGAGCGTCAGCAAGCGATCGCGGACGAGGAAGCCGCTGAGCGTGAGCGCGAGGCTCGGGAAGACCGGCAAGACCGGGAAGACCGGGAAGAGGTGGAGGACCCGCAGCCAACCACCGAGCCGACCCGGGAGCCGACCAGCGATCCGGACGAAGACTCCGACGAAGACCGAAACGAGCCGACGCCGACCCAGACACCGTCCTCCTCGCCCACACCCACGTCAACCCCGACTCCGACTCCGACACAATCGCCTACGCCCACCCAGACCCCCACGCGCACCCCGACTCCGACGCCCACCCCCACTCCGACACAGCCGCCGCAACAACCTGACGGGGCCGAGGCCGCCATCGAGTACGCCAGGCAGCAGATCGGTAAGCCGTACGAGTGGGGTGGATCCGGTCCACATGGCTTCGACTGCTCCGGATTGACGATGCGCGCCTGGCAAGCCGGAGGCAAGAGCCTTCCGCATTGGAGCGTTGCACAGGCCCAGCAGGTCACCCGGATTCCCTATTCGCAGATCGAGCGCGGAGACCTGATCTTCTGGTCGGACAACGGTCAGGCATCAGGGGTGTATCACGTCGGCCTGTACATCGGTGGCGGGCAGATGATCCACGCTCCCCGCCCGGGCAAGAACGTCGAGGTCCAGAGCGTCTTCTACTGGCGTGACCCGGCTTTCTACGGCCGGGTGTGAATCTGAGCCGAGTCCCGGCCGGATGCGAAGCGGGCCGGAGTGGTGCCCACGTATCGTCTGAAGTGGCGAGTGAAATGGGACTGGTCGTAGAAGCCGGCCGCGAGGGCGACTTCCGACGGGCGTTGCCCGGCCAGCAGCAGCCTGCGCGCGATGTCGATGCGCCGGCCAGTCAGGTACAGATGTGGCGGTAACCCGAAGGACATCGTGAACGAGCGCACCAGGTGCGCCGGATGAGCGTGCAGGTGCTCAGCCGCGTCCGCGAGAGTCAACCCGGTGGTCGTCCGCGCGTCGAGCAGATCGCGTAGCTGCCCGGCGAGGCGCTGCGGGGCGGGCGCGTAGCGGCGGGTCGCCGCCGGAGCCAGGTGGCGCAGATGGCGGCGCAACCTTTCCCGGATGAACGCCAGTCGGCTCTCCGCCTCGAAGGCATCACCTGGATGTGACAGCGACACATGTAGCTGGTGGATCCGGTGCCAGAGAACGGCGTCGTCGAATCCCGGCGAGTCCACGGCCGCGCCGACCAGGCCGCTGCCCAGGACGGACGGCTCCAGGTACAGCACGCGCTTGCGGAACCCGTGCGCGGTGGCCGAGCGGCCGTCGTGGGGCACGTCAGGCGGCAGCACGGTGACCATCGAGCCGGCGGTGCCGTGCTGCTGGCGGTCCAGGTCGAAGCGGATCGCGCCGTCGTCGACGATCAACAGGGTCCACGCGCTGTGAGTGTGGACCGGATAGATGTGATCGACGAAATGCGCATGGAAAACCTCGGCGATGCCGGGCACCGCCGGTCGCCAGGCCGTGGGCCGGCCGCGCTGCGAACCCGCCTCGTCCACGCAAAGAACGTACAAGACCGGCAGGGTTAGCGGCCAGCAGAGTTGAGGCAGGGTTCCGCGGTGCCTTCCGGTGAATCCCGGATGGCGGTGCCCTTTAAGTCAGATTGGCACGAGTAGGAGATGAGTACGGTGGCAGAGCAAATCCGATTCGACACGAAGATCGCCGTGCTGCTGCGCGACGACCTCGAGACCTGGCAGCGGCTCAATGTCACGGCGTTCATGATCAGTGGCGTGGCCAGTGCGGACACCGAGCTGATCGGTGAGCCGTACGAAGACGCGGACGGCACGCGTTATCTCTCCATGTTCCGCCAGCCGGTGCTGATCTTCTCCGGCTCGAAGGAGACGCTCACCAGCGCTCACACCAAGGCGCTCAGCCGCGGTCTGAGATTCGCGGTCTTCACCGCCGACCTGTTCACCACCGGCAACGACCGTGACAATCGGGCCGCTGTACGCGCCGTCGCCCGCGACCAGCTGGACCTGGTCGGGCTGGCGCTTCACGGTCCGAAGAACATGGTTGACAAGATACTCAAAGGTGCCGAACTGCACAGATGAGGCCGACCTCGTCAGTGACTTGCGTTCTTGGCGCGTTCGTAAGAAGCGCGGATCTCCTCCTCAGCGGCGGCCCGGTCTACCCACGACGCCCCTTCCACCGACTTGCCGGGCTCGAGATCCTTGTACACCTCGAAGAAGTGCTGGATCTCGAGGCGATCGAACTCGGGCAGATCGCCGATGTCGATGAACGGGTCTTTGCGAGGATCGTCCGACGGCACACACAGCACTTTGTCGTCGCCCCCGGCCTCGTCCGTCATCCGGAACATGGCTATTGCCCGGCAGCGGATCAAGCAGCCCGGGAAGGTCGGCTCTTCGATGAACACCAGGGCGTCGAGCGGATCACCGTCCAACCCGAGAGTGTTGTCGATGAAGCCGTAGTCGTGTGGGTAGCGTGTTGACGTGAACAGCCTCCTGTCGAGCCGGATCCGGCCGGTGTCGTGATCCATCTCGTACTTGTTCCGGCTGCCTGCCGGGATCTCGATGGTGACGTCGAACTCCACGGTCGCGCCCTTCTGGTTGCCGCTGCTGCTCATGATGCCAGTGTCCCGTACCTTGGCACATGACGGATCATTGGTGGGTGTTCTGTTCGTCACCATCTTGTGAGTTGCCACGATGAGCAATGAGAACGGTCCGCCCGGGCGGGCCCGATTCCGGCGCGCCAAGCCTCGTCGTGTCAAGTTGTGGGTCGCCGTTTCCGTCGCGGCCACAGCTGTGTTGGTCAGCGCGGTGCTGGTGGGCACCGGCCAGCTGACGCCCACGGATGGCCCCCCGAAGGCGTCGCAGCAGCTCGACAAGGCTCTGGCGGCATCGTGGGAGCCGGCCGAGGCAGTGCTGGCGGCTGCCGGACCGGATGCCGACACCGGCGCCGATCTCAGCAACCGGCTCGCGTCGCTGGCCGGAGCGTCCGAGCTCGGGGGAAACGTCGGGGCCGTCGTGATCGACTTGGGATCCGGAGCCACGATCTACGAGTCCAACGCCACGGATGCGTTCGTCCCGGCCAGCACCATGAAAATCCTCACGTCGGTGGCTGTTCTGGACGTGCTTGGCCCTGACCACCGGTTCGAGACCAAGACCGTGCTGGTCGACGACGACGCGGGAGAGGTCACCATCGCACTCGTCGGCGGGGGCGACCCGATGCTGGCCTCCACCGACGACGGCGCCGTGAGCGCTGCCTCCGCGAGCCTCGAAGGGCTGGCCGCCGCTACCGCGGAAGCGGTGGCCGAGACAGGCGCCGAGTCGGTGCGGCTGACCTTCGACGACAGCCTGTTCACCGGTCCGGCCATCGATCCCGACTGGCTGCCAACCTACGTTCCCAATGGCGTTGTCGCCCCAGTGAGCGCATTGGCCGCCGATGGCGGCCGGATCCGAGCGGGGTTTCGCGACCGCGCTGACGATCCTGCCCTGAGCGCCGCCGAACTCTTCGCCGGCTTTCTCGCCGATCACGACGTCCCGGTGGCGGACGCGTCGCCAGAGCGGACCGACGCCGGAGCCGATCTTCCCGAGCTGGCAGCTGTCGCGTCGCCGCCACTGTCCGCGATCGTGGAGCACGTGATGCGTACCAGTGACAACGACGCCGCCGAGGTCCTGGGCCGGCACGTGGCGTTGGGCCTCGGGCGTCCTGCGACGTCGAACGAAGCTGGTGAGGCCACCGTCGAGGTGCTAGCCGGGCTCGGCATCGAGCCCGGCGGACTGGACATCCGTGACGGCAGCGGGCTAGCCCGTGGAAACGCGGCCACAGCTGCTGCCCTGACTAGTGCGCTCGGTCGGGCGGCTGATCCGGACCACCCGGATCTACGCACCGTGCTGGCCGGGCTGCCGGTGGCCGGCTTCACCGGGACGCTGGCGGAGCGTGCGCCGGACGGGAGCGCCGGATACGTTCGCGCCAAGACCGGTAC
It contains:
- the nirD gene encoding nitrite reductase small subunit NirD, translating into MTTDLEALHSVLHNVAPNAPSAGHNQWHAVCEDERLAPERGVAALVDGQQIAVFRTYGGDVYALSNRDPFSGAYVLSRGIIGTRGDIPTVASPMHKEVFDLRTGECLDNPVIGVQAFGARVREGRIEVLVPGTTPPRQVDATGRGSDVAVS
- a CDS encoding helix-turn-helix domain-containing protein, which gives rise to MDEAGSQRGRPTAWRPAVPGIAEVFHAHFVDHIYPVHTHSAWTLLIVDDGAIRFDLDRQQHGTAGSMVTVLPPDVPHDGRSATAHGFRKRVLYLEPSVLGSGLVGAAVDSPGFDDAVLWHRIHQLHVSLSHPGDAFEAESRLAFIRERLRRHLRHLAPAATRRYAPAPQRLAGQLRDLLDARTTTGLTLADAAEHLHAHPAHLVRSFTMSFGLPPHLYLTGRRIDIARRLLLAGQRPSEVALAAGFYDQSHFTRHFRRYVGTTPARFASGRDSAQIHTRP
- a CDS encoding sirohydrochlorin chelatase; translated protein: MNESVRPLVAVAHGTRDPEGPVVLEKLLEEVRTRVPGVDVRIAYVDVIGPMLDEVLAEVPGTPVVVPMFLASGYHVRSDVPAAVESTGGRAVVTPALGPDDAVVEAVADRLRSEGELPDAVVMAAAGSADRNALREVEVAAAKLAAALDREVVAAYVTTAEPSVGDAVRTLRDAGFKRVGVASYLLAPGLFLRRLADVGADVVAPPIGIHPAVVDLVAHRYREAMRDSTQA
- the ddaH gene encoding dimethylargininase — encoded protein: MTSIESRHYVMCPPTHFAVTYAINPWMDPGQPVDRDLAVAQWTTLREAYTGLGHRVDVIDPVPGLPDMVFTANGAFVLGRRALGARFREEVRTPEAPVHREWLTSRGFDVHVPQAINEGEGDLAWTGKHILVGTGFRSSPEALAEIASVFGVPVIALDLVDPRFYHLDTALTVLDEHTIAYFPPAFSAASCRQLDALYPDAIVVGEEDAMHLGLNATSDGQNVVMAAQAKKMADQLAERGFIPVPVDVSELLKAGGGVKCATLELHT
- the rocD gene encoding ornithine--oxo-acid transaminase, whose product is MTDLQRSAELISLTERSTAHNYHPLPVVISEGDGSWVTDVDGRRYLDCLAAYSAVNFGHRHPRIVDAVRAQLERVTLTSRAFHHDVLGPFARELADLAGKDLVLPMNTGAEAVETALKVARKWGYEVKGVPEDQATIVVMDGNFHGRTISIVSFSTDPVARTNFGPFTPGFRVVEYGNPPALADAIDDTTVAVLIEPIQGEAGVVVPPAGYLSQVRQLCDARQMLFIADEIQSGLGRTGTTFACEHEDVVPDLYILGKALGGGIVPVSAVIGDADVLGVIHPGEHGSTFGGNPLACAAGRAVVDMLTTGDWQRTATELGQHLFEGLGRLADKGMIDVRGRGLWAGIDIDPDLMTGRAACEALLAEGILAKDTHGSTIRLAPPLVITPEEIDMVIDALSRVLTAK
- a CDS encoding uroporphyrinogen-III synthase gives rise to the protein MTAALPLEGFTVALTAARRREELGALLERRGARVVQAPAIRIVPLDDDAELLAATKECVDHPPDIAVATTGIGFRGWMEAADGWGLGEPLLDRLGSATLLARGPKTRGAIRAAGLVDDWSPASESSAEVLDHLLAQDLQGRRIAVQLHGEPLPDFTDALEAAGATVVPVPVYRWVLPDDVAPLERLIESVVSRGVDCVAFTSAPAVASLMSLAEKAGMTEEIVSAFRADVVPACVGPVTAARLERIGITTTQPQRARLGALVREIVAELPARCRTLRVAGHDIQIRGHAVLVDATARELPPGPMAVLRELVRRPGVVVSRAELLGVLPGGGSDEHAVEMAITRLRGVLGSKVVQTVVKRGYRLAYEPESAADKYGEPINLGG
- a CDS encoding NlpC/P60 family protein; translation: MRSRNKTWAPVVGGVFISVLAGLVVAPVIVPAAAERSFPTEQDIDDARESERQAEHAVAATEGRLASINAELDQLRVDVAKAGENYNGARLALEEAEEAEDSSRRNAERAEDRAEEARDVLGQVVAASYRQGGDLARIGIILSAEDSTELYDSFAAFRSVTESQAGAFQRATVKTAIAEEAAADAQLALEERQRATEAAEEAFQAAARLAEQHEAAAAAAEAERQELIGELAAARGTTVALEEERQQAIADEEAAEREREAREDRQDREDREEVEDPQPTTEPTREPTSDPDEDSDEDRNEPTPTQTPSSSPTPTSTPTPTPTQSPTPTQTPTRTPTPTPTPTPTQPPQQPDGAEAAIEYARQQIGKPYEWGGSGPHGFDCSGLTMRAWQAGGKSLPHWSVAQAQQVTRIPYSQIERGDLIFWSDNGQASGVYHVGLYIGGGQMIHAPRPGKNVEVQSVFYWRDPAFYGRV
- a CDS encoding Lrp/AsnC family transcriptional regulator; the encoded protein is MLTRSNLAWASRLLDDVPVELDQIDRRIIQLLMADGRASYGTIGAEVNLSAPAVKRRIDRLRDRGVISGFTVRVDPAATGWTTEAYVELFCNRSTSGAEVLRRVETYPEVVEAFTVTGDADTLLHVFAADMQHFERVLSQVSAEPFVARTRSVLVLSPLLRRDFLSM
- the nirB gene encoding nitrite reductase large subunit NirB codes for the protein MSQDATHRLVVVGNGMVGQRLVEAVRERDVDRRWRITVLGEEPRPAYDRVALTSYLTGTSEEELCVVPDGCYDDGCVLHVGEAVASIDRHAKTVTTAAGRVVGYDALVLATGSSPFVPPVPGADLDGCFVYRTIDDLDAIRERAGVAGTGVVIGGGLLGLEAANALRSLGVDTHVVEFAPRLMPAQVDQGGGEMLRRKVEDLGLSVHTGTATERIEQLDGGRLRLVFADADPIEVGMVVFSAGIRPRDQLARDAGLDVGERGGIVVDDGCRTSDPAIWAVGECALAGGKIYGLVAPGYEMAEVAADRVVGGAAVFTECDTSAKLKLLGVDVASFGDAHGAAAGALEVVYADPVGGVYKKLVVTDDASTVLGGVLVGDASLYAALRTMVGRPLQDAPEQLLMAGPAASGLDDTAQVCSCQNVSAGAIRSAIGDEGCCDVASVKACTKAGTVCGSCVPLIKTLLAQSGVEASTALCEHFDLSRAELFDVIRATGIRTFSEIITRHGRGRGCDICKPAVASILASLGSGHILDGEQAALQDTNDRFLANIQRNGTYSVVPRVPGGELTPEKLIVIGEVARDFGLYTKITGGQRIDMFGARVDQLPAIWRRLVDAGFESGHAYGKALRTVKSCVGSTWCRFGVQDSTSLAIMLELRYRGLRSPHKIKAGVSGCARECAEARGKDFGVIASETGWNLYLGGNGGFTPRHAELFASDLGSDELVRLIDRFLMFYIRTADRLQRTSAWLEALNDEHGDGLGYLRRVIVDDELGICGDLDAAMYAHVDTYADEWAAVLEDEEKLSRFVSFVNAPDVPDPSIQFVTERDQIRPADQPADPVPIAGPTLEVMRR